The Intrasporangium calvum DSM 43043 sequence CGGTCGTCGGCCGTGATGGTCGCGCGGCCGTCGACGATCCCGGCGTACTGCGATCCGACGAAGTCAGACGAGACGACCTCCGGGCTGTCGATGTAGTCGATCTGCTTGTGCAGCGCCGAGTGGAGCGCGGTGCGCCGCAGGTAGGTGTTGATCTCCTCGGGCGTCGTCCCCCGCTCGAGCGTCAGGTTGAGGATCGCCATCGACACGTCCGGCGTGGGCACCCGGATCGAGTTGCCGGTCAGCTTGCCAGCGAGCTCGGGCAGGGCCTTCGCGACCGCCTTCGCGGCGCCCGTCTCCGTCAGCACCATGTTGAGGGCAGCCGAGCGACCCCGACGCTCTCCCTTGTGGAAGTTGTCGATGAGGTTCTGGTCGTTCGTGAAGGAGTGGACCGTCTCGACGTGACCGCCGATGATGCCGAACTCGTCGTGGACCGCCTTGAGCACCGGCACGATGGCGTTCGTCGTGCACGACGCCGCAGAGAGGATCGGCTCGTCACCCGCTTCCGCGGAGGTGATCATCTCCTCGTTGATCCCCGCCACGATGTTCGGCAGGTCGCCCTTGCCCGGGGCGGTGAGCAGCACGCGGGCCACACCGGGGCAGGAGAGGTGCTGGGCGAGTCCCTCCCGGTCCCGCCAGCGGCCCGTGTTGTCGACGACGATCGCGTCCTCGATGCCGTAGGCGGTGTAGTCGACGCTCGCCGGGTCGTCCGAGTAGATGACCTGGATCAGGGTGCCGTTCGCGAGGATGGTGTTGGCGGTCTCGTCGACCGCGATGGTGCCCTGGAACGACCCGTGGACCGAGTCGCGGCGCAGCAGGCTCGCGCGCTTCACCAGGTCGTCGTCGCTGCCCTTGCGCACGACGATGGCGCGCAGGTTGAGGCCGTCTCCGTGGCCGGCGTGGTCGACGAGGATCCGGGCGAGCAGCCGACCGATCCGGCCGAAGCCGTAGAGCACGACGTCGGTGCCGCGCCGGCCCTCCCCGCCCTCACGTCCCGTTGACCCCTTGCGCCCGGCCACCTCGCCGAGCTCGCCCCGGACCCACTCGGTGAGGTCGGCGCCCTCGCCCTCCTGCTTGTACTTGCGGGTGAGCCGGCCGAGGTCGACCGAGGCCGCGCCGGGGTCCGCCGCGGCGAGCGCCTGGATCATCGGCAGGGTGTCCTGCAGGTCGAGCTCGACCTCGTCGACCCGGCGGGCGAAACGGTGCGCCTTGATCAGGTGGATCGCGTTCTCGTTGATGAGGCCGCGCCCGTAGATCGAGGTCACGACGCTGTTCTGCCGGTAGAGGCGGCCGATGATGGGGATCATGGCCTCGGCGAGGGCCTGGCGCTCGGACCAGTCCTCGTAGTGCTCGTCAGCGGTCGCAGCGCTGGTCGGCTGGGCCGGGTCGGTCGACTGGTCAGTCAC is a genomic window containing:
- a CDS encoding glyceraldehyde-3-phosphate dehydrogenase, whose protein sequence is MIPIIGRLYRQNSVVTSIYGRGLINENAIHLIKAHRFARRVDEVELDLQDTLPMIQALAAADPGAASVDLGRLTRKYKQEGEGADLTEWVRGELGEVAGRKGSTGREGGEGRRGTDVVLYGFGRIGRLLARILVDHAGHGDGLNLRAIVVRKGSDDDLVKRASLLRRDSVHGSFQGTIAVDETANTILANGTLIQVIYSDDPASVDYTAYGIEDAIVVDNTGRWRDREGLAQHLSCPGVARVLLTAPGKGDLPNIVAGINEEMITSAEAGDEPILSAASCTTNAIVPVLKAVHDEFGIIGGHVETVHSFTNDQNLIDNFHKGERRGRSAALNMVLTETGAAKAVAKALPELAGKLTGNSIRVPTPDVSMAILNLTLERGTTPEEINTYLRRTALHSALHKQIDYIDSPEVVSSDFVGSQYAGIVDGRATITADDRVVLYVWYDNEFGYSCQVVRVLESMAKVHPPAFPRA